Part of the Mycolicibacterium thermoresistibile genome, GCGGCCAAGTATCCCGACCGGCTCACGGTCGTGCACTGGCTGGAGTCGGTGCAGGGTCTGCCGACGGTCGCCGCGCTGACCGGGCTGGTCCGCCCGTACGCCGCCCATGACGCGTTCATCTGCGGTCCCGCACCGTTCATGGCCGCCGCCGAGGAGGCGCTCACCAACGTCGGCGCACCCGCCGACCGCATCCACATCGAGGTCTTCAAATCGCTGGAGTCCGATCCGTTCGCGACGGTCGTCGTCGACTACGACGAAGCCGGCGAGGGCGGCGAGGGTCCGGCCACCGCGATCGTCACCCTCGACGGTCAGACCCATGAGGTCACCTGGCCGCGCAGCGCCAAACTGCTCGACGTGCTGCTCGACAAGGGCCTCGACGCGCCGTTCTCGTGCCGCGAAGGTCACTGCGGCGCATGCGCCGTCGTCAAGAAGAGCGGTGAGGTCGAGATGGAGGTCAACGACGTGCTCGAGCAGTCCGACCTAGACGAGGGTCTGATCCTGGGGTGTCAGGCCCGGCCGCTCTCGGATTCCGTCGAAGTCACCTACGACGAGTAGGCCCCGGCTAGCATTCGGCCCACGAAGGGAGCATCTGTGAGGCAGTTCGCCGGAGTCTGGGCACTGTCGGCGGCCACGTGGTTGACGCTGGCCCTGATCACGCCCGCCGCCCCCGCATCGGCCGCGATCGACACCGCACACGTGTCGTTCCCGGTTCCCGGGGGGAGCGTCGAAGTGCACACCACCGCCAACTGTGTGCTCGCCGAGAACCAGTGCCATTTCACCGCGTCGGCCAACATGCTGACCCCGGACGGCCCGACCGGGTTCCCGCCGGATCTGTGGGCCCGGCAGACCACCACGCTGCGGTCCATGGATCGGTTGAACTATCTGGGCGACACCCATTTCGTCGGGGAGAACACCCGGATGTTCAAGAGCATCGGGCCGATCGAGTTCACCACGATCTATTTCGGCGCCGGCCCGGTGGAGAAGTACCGGCTGTCCGGCACCACCCGCACCGTGCACTGGCAGACCGGGCAGCCCAAGACCGACGCCGACTACATCGTGTGCTCACACATCCAGGTGGTGTACAACGGCGTGAACATCACCACCCCGGACGCCTGCGCGCAGACGACCTACAGCTGAGCTGCCTCACTCAAGACCCTCAGCTCACTCAAAACGAAGGGCTCCGGCGCCCCACGGGACGACGTCCACCTCCGGGCCGTAGCTGAATTCGTCGCCGCGCAGATAATCCCCGGATACGGTGACCGTCTTGACAACTTCACCGTCGAGCTCGAACACCAGCAGACTGCCCGACTGGTGACGGTCGGCGGAGATCACCGGCTGCCCCACGTGTTCCTCGATCACCTCACGGCGGGTGTACTCGTTGAACAGATGTACCTCGTCCCAGTCGAACTCCGTGAGGTCGCGGAGCGGTGCGGACTGCCCGCGATCCTTCAGATCGCCGAGCTTTGTCTCGAGCGGATCGTCGGCGACGATCACACCGCAGCCCTGCACCGCGAGCGCGAGCACGATCACGATCAGCCAGCGCGGCACCCACCGATGACGCCCCAGACCGGTCATTGCAGCCTCAGCGCACCCGCACCCCACGGGACGACCGCCACGTCCGACGTCCAGGTCGGTTTGTCGGCCCGCAGGTAGTCGCCGGTGATGCTGAGCACGTTGACGATCGAGCCGTCCTTCTCGAAAACCAACAGACTGCTCGACGACTCCCAGTACTTGTCCTTCAGTACCGGCGCGCCGACCACCTGCTCGACCCGGTCCCGCGACGCCCCCTCATTGAACAGATGCACTTCATCCCAGTCGAAATCGGTCAGATCCCGCAGCATGGCCGGCTGCCCGCTGTCCAGCACCTCGCCGAGCTCACCGTTGAGTGGGTGACCGAAAGTGATATCCGCCGACGGCCTAATCAAGCCACACCCAACCAATGCGCAGAACAGCACTGCACCGATGAGGACACGAACCAACGCCATGTCTAACTCCTCTCGAAGCGGTCATCTGACCGACCAGCAATCTCTCATCATCCGATCTCGTACCCTCCGTGTGGATTTGGCTGACCAGCGGGAGTCGGTATCTGACCATCGACCGGAGCGCTCCTACTCGAATCGCCGGTCGACTCCGGCGTGATCCGGTCACTCCATTCCAGCCCCTGCCCGTCCGGCCGGACGACCACAGTGTCGCCGTTGCGCACCGCCTGCTCCACGAGGTCGGCAAGCTCATCCTTGGAGGCATCCGGGTTGGCGACCGCTAAGTTGCGGCCCACCTCGTTGTTGAAGAGGTCCATCGCCTCACTGGCGGCATAGTTACGCGGAATCCCCTCGTGCGCGGTGGCGAACTTCTCGGCCCACTCGTCACCGAAGCGCTGTGTCATCAGCGCATTCCAATAGGCATGGCGGAAGGCGTCGTTGTGGTTGTCGATCTCTCTGCCCTCCGGCGGCGGGAAGCGCTTGTTGGCTTCCTCCCTCGCCTGCTCAACGATCTGTTGCATATCACGCTGACCGAACAGACCCAGTTCGTCCATCATGCGACCCTCGGTGGCCGTCATCTCTTTCGAACCGGTCAACATGCCCACCAGCCCGCCGGACTTCCACTCGATGACTCCGTCCGGATCCTCGCCGACCTGGTAATCCCGCATGATCTCCTCGAGCCGGCGGTCCCGTTCCGCTTCGGCCGGGTCCTCATCCTCGTGCTCGGGTTCCTCTCCCGGCGCCTCGCCGGCCGGCTGCTCGGGCAACCCGCCGCCGAACTTCTGCTCGCTCAGTTGCCGGTACTCCTCGCCGATCCGGGTCAACTCGGCGCCGATCTGGCTCAGATCACCGCTGCTGCGCCGGACGATACCGGTGATCTCGCCGAGACCCTGCGCCACGATCGGCCACAGCATCCGCTCGCCGACGGTTCCGGTGGGTAATGCGGCGGCCGCGGTGGTCACCGCCTGACGTATCGACTCGAGGTCGCGCCGACCGGCCGAGACGACCTCGGCAGCGCTGTCGACCTGCGCGCGAAGCCGCACGTCGAGGGCAGCGAGCCCGCCGAGCACCCCGATCATCTCGGAGTTGACCGCTCCGTAGGCATCGGCGGCGGTACCGGTCCAGACGTCCCCCGGCGCTGCGGTTTGCGCCTCGGCCTGCAGCCGGTGGAACAGGGCACTGTGATCGAAGCGCTCACCGGTTCGGGGCGTGCCCTCACCGAAGGTCGCGCGGGCCGCTGACCACGTCGTCAGGAAGGCGGCGAGCGCGCTCACCAGAGCACCAGCCGGGTCATTCGATCATTATCACCGAGCCCACTCAGGCCCCGGTACACGAATTTGACGGCCGAGCGCGGTCAGCTCAGCGTGGCAGGCCGAGCAACCGCTCGCCGGCGAGGGTGAGCAGGATCTGCTCGGTGCCGCCGGCGATCGTCAGGCAGCGGGCGTTGAGGAAGGTGTGCACGGTCGGGTTGTGCACCACGCCGGCGCCGTCGGACAGTTCCATCCGGAACTCGGACAGCTCCTGGCGGTGGCGCACCCCGATCAGCTTGCGGGCACTCGACTCGGCGCCCGGATCCTGCCCGCCGACCGCCTTCTGCGCGATGCGCTGGTCGAGCAGCGAACCGACCTGGGCGGACACGATCAGGCCGCCCAGCCGATCCTGTTCGGCCACATCGAGTTCGAGGTCGGTGACGGTGCGCAGCAACTCCTCCATCGGATTACCCAGCGCCGTGCCCTGGGCCATCGCCACCCGTTCGTTGGCCAGCGTGGTGCGGGCCAGCCGCCAGCCGTCGTTGACCTGCCCGACGACCATCTCGTCGGGTACGAAGACCTCGTCGAAGAACACCTCGTTGAACAGTTCGTCGCCGGTGATCTCGCGCAGCGGGCGGATCTCGATGCCCGGCGACTTCATGTCCACCAGGAAATAGGTGATGCCCTTGTGTTTCGGCGCATCCGGGTCGGTGCGGGCCAGGCACACACCCCAGTCCGCCTTGTGCGCCGCCGAGGTCCACACCTTCTGGCCGGTCAGGCGCCAGCCGCCGTCGACGCGAACCGCCTTGGTGCGCAGCGCGGCCAGGTCCGAACCCGCACCCGGCTCGCTGAACAACTGGCACCATTCCAGCTCGCCGCGCAGGGTCGGCGAGACGAACCGCTCGATCTGCTCGGGGCTGCCGTGCGAGAGGATCGTCGGCACCGCCCACCAACCGATCACCAGGTCCGGCCGCTCCACCCCCGCGGCGGCCAGCTCCTGATCGATCAACAGCTGCTCCGCCGGGGAGGCGTCGCGGCCGTACGGCCTGGGCCAGTGCGGCGCCTGCAGCCCGGCGTCGGCGAGGGCGGCCTGGCGCTTCTCCACCGGCAGGGCGGCGACGTCGGCGACCAGGCTGCGGATCTCCGGCCGCAGATGCTCCACGGACTCCAGATCGATGCGCAGTTCGCGGCGTACCCCCCGCTGAGTCAACGCCGCGACCCGCCGCAGCCACCGCGGCCGGCCGCCCAGGAACTGGGCGATCCCGTATGCCCGCCGCAGGTACAGGTGCGCGTCGTGTTCCCAGGTGATGCCGATGCCGCCGAGCACCTGGATGCAGTCCTTGGAGTTGGCCTGTGCGGCGTCGATCCCGGCGGCGGCCGCGACCGCCGCGGCGATCGACAACTGGTCGTCGTCGTACTCTGCCGCGGCGCGGGCGGCGTCGGCCGCCGCCACCGAGATCTGCTCCGAACGCAGCAGCATCTCGGCGCACATGTGCTTGACCGCCTGGAAGCGGCCGATCGGCTGGCCGAACTGCTCACGCACCTTCGCATACTCGGTGGCGGTGTGCAGCAGCCACCGGCTGATCCCCGCGGCCTCGGCGGCCAGCACGGTGGCCGCCAGATCCTCGAACCGCTGGGACGGGATCGACAGCTGCTGGGCCGCAACCGAATCGAGGGAGACCCGGGCCAGCGGCCGGGAGAAGTCCGTCGCCTCCAGCGGTTCCAGGGTGACACCGTCGGCGGCGGCGTCGACCAGCACCCAGCCCGCCGTCCCGGCCGGCAGCAGCAGCACTCCGGCCGGATCGGCCCCCAGCACATACGGCACGGTGCCCGAGGCCCGTCCGTCCGCGAAGCGCACCTCCCCGCCCAATGCGACCCCGGCCGTCCGCTGCCCGGCGGCGAACGCCTCGAGCAGCTCGGGGTCCGACACCGTCAGGGTGGCCAGCGCCGTGGTCGCGACCGGCCCGGGCACCAACGCGGCCGCGGCCTCGTCGACCATCGCGCACAGGTCGGCGATGGTGCCGCCGGCGCCGCCGTGTTCCTCGGCGACGGCGACGCCGAACGTGCCCAGCTCGGCGAACCCGGCGAACGGGCCGCGCCAGCTGTCCGGGCGCCCACGCTCGACCTCACGCACCGCGGACACCGTCCCGGCGCTCGTTGCCCAGCTACGGACCAGCTCGCGGGCGGCGGACTGCTCATCAGTGGTGGTCGATGACACCGTGGACTCCTAGCGTCGGGACGAGAAGGCGGCGCTTCTCACTAGAACGTGTTCTAATAGTGCCAGCGGGTGGCAGTCAAGTCGATGCCAAGCCAGCTGGACACACCGGTGTTCTCGGGACCACGAAGGTGAGAACAACTCATCGTCATGCGTATCGTTTTCACCGGGCGCGCGAGATGAAGGAGCTTTCCGCCGGATGTCGTCATCAACAGGCACCAACCCCGGGCGCGGGTCGGACTCGACGGGGTCGGAGACCAACGGCGCCGCCGCGACCGGTGCCGGTTCCGGGTCCACCGGGACCAGCCGCACACGTGGGCGCCAGGTGACGAACGTCGCGGTGCTCACCGACTCCGAGCTCGGCTCCGAGGCCCAGCGCGAGCGGCGTAAGCGCATCCTGGACGCCACGCTGGCCATCGCCTCCAAGGGCGGCTACGAGGCCGTCCAGATGCGGGCGGTGGCCGAGCGGGCCGACGTCGCGGTGGGGACGCTGTACCGGTACTTCCCGTCCAAGGTGCACCTTCTGGTGTCGGCGCTGGGCCGGGAGTTCGAGCGCATCGACGCCAAGACCGACCGCTCCACCCTGGTGGGCGACACCCCCTATGAGCGGCTCAACTTCATGGTGAGTCGGCTCAACCGGGCCATGCAGCGCAACCCGCTGCTGACCGAGGCGATGACGCGGGCTTTTGTGTTCGCCGACGCCTCCGCCGCCGGTGAGGTTGATCACGTCGGCCGGCTGATGGACTCGATGTTCGCACGCGCCATGGCCGACGGCGAACCCACCGAGGACCAGTACCACATCGCCCGGGTGATCTCCGACGTCTGGCTGTCCAATCTGCTGGCCTGGCTGACCCGCCGGGCCTCTGCCACCGACGTGAGCAAACGGCTGGAGTTGGCTGTGCGGTTGCTCGTCGGCGACGGCAAGAACCCCAAGGTCTGAGCCCTGCGGGTCGCCGGCCGGACCCCCGGCTCTCCGGCGCCTCCCCACCCTCCGGGCCGTCGCCCGGCTCCGGTGAGCTTTCCCGAACTGTTCGCGGTGCGCGTTTAGTATTACCCTGCGCTACAGTGAATGAAAACCGTTTTCATTAGTTGGGAGAGTGATGCGCGCCCTCTGCGCCGTCGTAGCGGTGAGCGCCGTGGCGTTCGGAAGCGCCGCGTGCGGACAGGACCGAGACGTCCACCAGGAGCACCGGGCTGCGACCGTCGTCGCATCCACCGACGTGTGGGGCAGTGTGGCCGCCACGGTGGCCGGCGACCATGTGCCGGTCACCTCGATCATCTCCGGACCGCAGCACGATCCGCACTCCTATGAGGCGAGCCCCGCCGACGCGGCCGCGCTCACCGACGCCGCACTCGTCGTCTACAACGGCGGCGGATACGACCGGTGGGCCACCGAGGTGCTGGCCGGCCGGCCCGACGTCCGGGTGGTCGACGCGTTCGCGCTGCTGCCCGCCGACGAACCGGCCACCAACGAGCACGTCTTCTACCACCTCGATGTGGCGGCGGCGGTGGCCGAGAACATCGCCGAGGAACTCGCCGAGATCGACCCCGAGCACGCCGACGACTTCCGCGCCAACGCCGCCGAGTTCACCCGGCAGGCCGGCGAGATCGCCGCCACGGCACGGGCCGTCGGCGAGCAGCACCCCGATGCGTCGGTGGTGAGCACCGAACCGGTGGCCTACTACCTGCTCGCCAACGCGGGGATCTCGGACCGCACCCCGGCCGGCTTCGCGGTGGCGGTGGAGGAAGGCGCCGACCCCTCCCCCGCGGACGTCGCCGCGATGCTCGATCTGCTCGAGTCCGGCGAGGTTTCGGCCCTGTTGAGCAACCCGCAGACCGAGACCCCGGCGACCCGTCAGATCGAGGCCGCCGCCGAGCGCGCGTCGGTGCCGGTGGTCTCCGTCACCGAGACGCTGCCGGCCGACACCGACTACCTCACCTGGCAGCGCCGAACCGTCGAGGAACTCGCCGCAACCCTGTCACGACCCGCCCCTGCGCACCGATGATCGAGCCCCGTGAGCAGTGATCCGCACGCCGTCGTCTCGCTGCGCGGCGCCCGGCTGGCCTTCGGCGACCGGGTGCTGTGGGACGGCCTCGATTTGACCGTGCGGGCCGGCGAGTTCATCGCCGTACTCGGCCCCAACGGCACCGGTAAGACCTCGCTGCTCAAGGTGCTGCTCGGTCAGCTGCCGCTGAGCGCCGGTCAGGCCCGGGTGCTCGGACGCCCCGTCGGGGCCGGTAACCGACACGTCGGCTATGTGCCCCAGCACCGTTCGCTGGACTCCGGTCTGACGCTGCGCGGGCGCGATCTGGTCGGGCTGGGGTACGACGGGCACCGCTGGGGCCTGCCGGATCCCCGTGGACGGGACGCCAAACGCACAGCGGTGCGACAGGCGCTGCAACAGGTCAACGCCGACCACCTGGCGGACACCCCGGTCGGGTTGATGTCCGGCGGTGAACTGCAGCGGGTGCGCATCGCGCAGGCCCTGGTCACCGACCCGGAGCTGCTGCTGTGCGACGAACCGCTGCTGAATCTCGACCCCGGCCATGCCCGGCTGGTGGCGGCGCTGATCGACCGGCGCCGCCGCACCGCCGACACCGCGGTCCTGTTCGTCACCCACGAGGTCAACCCGGTGCTGCGGTACGTGGACCGGGTGCTGTACCTGGTCGACGGTCAGTTCCGGATCGGCACCGTCGAAGAGGTCATGACCTCCGAGACGTTGTCGGAGCTGTACGGCGCCGACATCGAGGTGCTGCGGGTCGGTGGCCGCTACGTCGTGGTCGGCGAACATCTCGACCATTCCGGACACATGAGCGGACATCTTCATGAATGAGCGCCTCACCGAGTTGTTCCGCAATCTGTTCGCATTCGATGTGACCGCGGATCTGCTGGGCCGTTCCTTCGTCCAACAGGCCCTGCTCGCCGCGGCGCTGCTGGCCCTGGTGGCCGGCCTCATCGGACCGTTCATCGTGATGCGGCAGATGTCGTTCGCGGTCCACGGCTCGAGCGAGTTGTCGTTGACCGGGGCGGCGTTCGCGCTGCTCGCCGGTTTCAACGTGGGCGTCGGCGCGCTGATCGGCTGCGCACTGGCTGCGGTGCTGTTCGGTGTCCTGGGACAGCGTGCCCGCGAACGGGATTCGGCGATCGGGGTGGTGCTCGCATTCGGCCTGGGTCTGGCGGTGCTGTTCATCCACCTCTACCCCGGCCGGGCCGGAACCAGTTTCGCCCTGCTCACCGGGCAGATCGTCGGGGTGAGTTACACCGGGCTGGCCATGCTGGTGGCGGTCACCGTCGCCGTCGTCGCGGTGCTGGCCGTCAGCTATCGGCCGCTGCTGTTCGCCACCGTCGACCCGGAAGTGGCCGCCGGCCGCGGTGTTCCGGTGCGGGCGCTGGGGATCGTGTTCGCGGCACTGGTCGGCGTGGTGGCCGCCCAGGGTGTGCAGATCGTGGGTGCGCTGCTGGTGATGTCACTGCTGATCACCCCGGCGGCCGCCGCGGTGCGGGTGTTCGTCTCCCCGGCCGCGACCATCGCCGCATCGGTGCTCTTCGCCGCGGTGTCCGCGGTCGGCGGGATCATCCTGTCGTTGGCGCCCGGGGTTCCGGTGTCGGTGTTCGTCACCGCCATCTCGTTCGCGATCTACGTGATCTGTTGGGTGATCGGTCGATACCGTCACACCTCGGCGGCCTAAGCTGGACTCGGTGACCGAGCATGCGTTCAGCCCCGCCGATCGACGGGCCGTGTACCGAGCCATCCACACTCGCCGGGACATGCGCCGATTCATCCCCGGCACAACGATTTCCGACGATGTGCTGAAGCGGTTGATGCACGCCGCCCACGCCGCTCCCAATGTGGGCCTGATGCAACCGTGGCGGTTCATCCGGATCACCGATCCGGACCTGCGGCGCGCCATCCACCGACTGGTCGATGAGGAACGCCATCACACCGCAGCGGCACTGGGCCCGCGCGGTGAGGAGTTCCTGGCACTGAAGGTGGAGGGCATCCTCGAGTGCGCGGAGCTGCTCGTGGTCGCGCTGGGGGACGATCGTGAACGCCACATCTTCGGCCGCCGCACCATGCCCGACATGGACCTGGCGTCGGTGTCGTGCGCCATCCAGAACCTCTGGCTGGCCGCCCGCGCCGAAGGTCTGGGCATGGGTTGGGTGTCGTTGTTCGAACCGCGGCGGCTGGCGACCCTGCTCGACATACCGGCCGACGCCGAACCCGTCGCGGTGCTGTGCCTGGGTCCGGTGCCGGACTTTCCGGACCGTCCGGAACTCGAGATCGAGAACTGGACGGTGGGCCGTCCCCTCGACGAGTTCGTCTCGGAGAACGGCTGGACCGACTCGGGAGCCCGGGCCTAGCGAACGGCTGCCGGGGCTAGTTCATGTTCCAGGGTTCGCCGTAGGTGGTGACGCTGTCGCCGGTGGAGGCGATCAGCCGGGCGAACGGCCGCAGCAGCACCCCGCCGGCCGCACCGGTGACGGTGCCGTGGGCGTTGGACACCGCGACCCCGCCCTCGGGGCCGGCCACGTCGACGGAGAACGTGGCGACCTCCTGGATGCCGGGACCGTTGCCCAGATCCGCCGAGATCGACACCCCCGGGAACAGGTTCGGGGTGATCACCGAGTCCAGCCCGAACGGCGGGCCGGTGATGTCGCCGCCGTCGATGAGGATGTTGGGGGTGGTGTAGCTGAAGTTGATGCCCACGCCCAGCGACCACGGGAACCCGATCTGATAGCCCAGTTCCAGGGTGCCCTCGAAGTCCTCGGCGCCGGGTCCCTCGACGCGGTACTTGGCGCGGCCGGAGTGGAACCACTCCCGGGTCAGCCGGTTGCGGTCCAGCGGAAACACCCCGTTGAGGAAGGTGTCCCACTGCTGCACCGTCAGCGTCCGGTCCTGCCCGTCGACCAGCGACAGCTCATTGTCCAGGCCCGCATGGGCGACGGGCGCTGCCAGAAACAGCCCGCTGACCGCCAGGACAACGGCCATCAAGATTCGACCCATGAGCGTGCGCACTCCCCTTCGACGTGCACCGGACCCGTCTGGTGGGCATTCGGCCCGATGATGCTATCCCGGCACGTTCGGCTTCCGCATGGCTACGACCGCGGACGAAACGGCCTCTCCATGAATAACAGAAGTGACAATCGTTTTCAATAACGATCGTCACCGCCGTGACTCACCGCGTCAGTTCATGTTCCAGGGTTCGCCGTAGGTGGTGACGCTGTCGCCGGTGGAGGCGATCAACCGGGCGAACGGCCGCAACAGCACCCCACCGGCCGCACCGGTGACGGTGCCGTGGGCATTGGACACCGCCACCTTGCCGGACGGACCGGCCACGTCGACGGAGAACGTGGCGACCTCCTGGATGCCCGGACCGTTGCCGAGATCCGCCGAGATCGACACGCCCGGAAACAGGTTCGGGGTGATCACC contains:
- a CDS encoding ferredoxin--NADP reductase, giving the protein MTDEPLGSHVLELQVAEVVEETADARSLVFTVPDGVDIPPERLRYAPGQFLTLRVPSDRTGSVARCYSLCSSPFTGDPMTVTVKRTEDGYASNWLCDNAHPGMRIHVLAPSGTFVPKSLDADFLLLAAGSGITPMMAICKSALAEGSGQVVLVYANRDENSVIFSAALRDLAAKYPDRLTVVHWLESVQGLPTVAALTGLVRPYAAHDAFICGPAPFMAAAEEALTNVGAPADRIHIEVFKSLESDPFATVVVDYDEAGEGGEGPATAIVTLDGQTHEVTWPRSAKLLDVLLDKGLDAPFSCREGHCGACAVVKKSGEVEMEVNDVLEQSDLDEGLILGCQARPLSDSVEVTYDE
- a CDS encoding DUF6973 domain-containing protein, with protein sequence MSALAAFLTTWSAARATFGEGTPRTGERFDHSALFHRLQAEAQTAAPGDVWTGTAADAYGAVNSEMIGVLGGLAALDVRLRAQVDSAAEVVSAGRRDLESIRQAVTTAAAALPTGTVGERMLWPIVAQGLGEITGIVRRSSGDLSQIGAELTRIGEEYRQLSEQKFGGGLPEQPAGEAPGEEPEHEDEDPAEAERDRRLEEIMRDYQVGEDPDGVIEWKSGGLVGMLTGSKEMTATEGRMMDELGLFGQRDMQQIVEQAREEANKRFPPPEGREIDNHNDAFRHAYWNALMTQRFGDEWAEKFATAHEGIPRNYAASEAMDLFNNEVGRNLAVANPDASKDELADLVEQAVRNGDTVVVRPDGQGLEWSDRITPESTGDSSRSAPVDGQIPTPAGQPNPHGGYEIG
- a CDS encoding acyl-CoA dehydrogenase, coding for MSSTTTDEQSAARELVRSWATSAGTVSAVREVERGRPDSWRGPFAGFAELGTFGVAVAEEHGGAGGTIADLCAMVDEAAAALVPGPVATTALATLTVSDPELLEAFAAGQRTAGVALGGEVRFADGRASGTVPYVLGADPAGVLLLPAGTAGWVLVDAAADGVTLEPLEATDFSRPLARVSLDSVAAQQLSIPSQRFEDLAATVLAAEAAGISRWLLHTATEYAKVREQFGQPIGRFQAVKHMCAEMLLRSEQISVAAADAARAAAEYDDDQLSIAAAVAAAAGIDAAQANSKDCIQVLGGIGITWEHDAHLYLRRAYGIAQFLGGRPRWLRRVAALTQRGVRRELRIDLESVEHLRPEIRSLVADVAALPVEKRQAALADAGLQAPHWPRPYGRDASPAEQLLIDQELAAAGVERPDLVIGWWAVPTILSHGSPEQIERFVSPTLRGELEWCQLFSEPGAGSDLAALRTKAVRVDGGWRLTGQKVWTSAAHKADWGVCLARTDPDAPKHKGITYFLVDMKSPGIEIRPLREITGDELFNEVFFDEVFVPDEMVVGQVNDGWRLARTTLANERVAMAQGTALGNPMEELLRTVTDLELDVAEQDRLGGLIVSAQVGSLLDQRIAQKAVGGQDPGAESSARKLIGVRHRQELSEFRMELSDGAGVVHNPTVHTFLNARCLTIAGGTEQILLTLAGERLLGLPR
- the kstR gene encoding cholesterol catabolism transcriptional regulator KstR produces the protein MSSSTGTNPGRGSDSTGSETNGAAATGAGSGSTGTSRTRGRQVTNVAVLTDSELGSEAQRERRKRILDATLAIASKGGYEAVQMRAVAERADVAVGTLYRYFPSKVHLLVSALGREFERIDAKTDRSTLVGDTPYERLNFMVSRLNRAMQRNPLLTEAMTRAFVFADASAAGEVDHVGRLMDSMFARAMADGEPTEDQYHIARVISDVWLSNLLAWLTRRASATDVSKRLELAVRLLVGDGKNPKV
- a CDS encoding metal ABC transporter solute-binding protein, Zn/Mn family; this encodes MRALCAVVAVSAVAFGSAACGQDRDVHQEHRAATVVASTDVWGSVAATVAGDHVPVTSIISGPQHDPHSYEASPADAAALTDAALVVYNGGGYDRWATEVLAGRPDVRVVDAFALLPADEPATNEHVFYHLDVAAAVAENIAEELAEIDPEHADDFRANAAEFTRQAGEIAATARAVGEQHPDASVVSTEPVAYYLLANAGISDRTPAGFAVAVEEGADPSPADVAAMLDLLESGEVSALLSNPQTETPATRQIEAAAERASVPVVSVTETLPADTDYLTWQRRTVEELAATLSRPAPAHR
- a CDS encoding metal ABC transporter ATP-binding protein, coding for MSSDPHAVVSLRGARLAFGDRVLWDGLDLTVRAGEFIAVLGPNGTGKTSLLKVLLGQLPLSAGQARVLGRPVGAGNRHVGYVPQHRSLDSGLTLRGRDLVGLGYDGHRWGLPDPRGRDAKRTAVRQALQQVNADHLADTPVGLMSGGELQRVRIAQALVTDPELLLCDEPLLNLDPGHARLVAALIDRRRRTADTAVLFVTHEVNPVLRYVDRVLYLVDGQFRIGTVEEVMTSETLSELYGADIEVLRVGGRYVVVGEHLDHSGHMSGHLHE
- a CDS encoding metal ABC transporter permease, with product MNERLTELFRNLFAFDVTADLLGRSFVQQALLAAALLALVAGLIGPFIVMRQMSFAVHGSSELSLTGAAFALLAGFNVGVGALIGCALAAVLFGVLGQRARERDSAIGVVLAFGLGLAVLFIHLYPGRAGTSFALLTGQIVGVSYTGLAMLVAVTVAVVAVLAVSYRPLLFATVDPEVAAGRGVPVRALGIVFAALVGVVAAQGVQIVGALLVMSLLITPAAAAVRVFVSPAATIAASVLFAAVSAVGGIILSLAPGVPVSVFVTAISFAIYVICWVIGRYRHTSAA
- the bluB gene encoding 5,6-dimethylbenzimidazole synthase; protein product: MTEHAFSPADRRAVYRAIHTRRDMRRFIPGTTISDDVLKRLMHAAHAAPNVGLMQPWRFIRITDPDLRRAIHRLVDEERHHTAAALGPRGEEFLALKVEGILECAELLVVALGDDRERHIFGRRTMPDMDLASVSCAIQNLWLAARAEGLGMGWVSLFEPRRLATLLDIPADAEPVAVLCLGPVPDFPDRPELEIENWTVGRPLDEFVSENGWTDSGARA
- a CDS encoding MspA family porin — its product is MGRILMAVVLAVSGLFLAAPVAHAGLDNELSLVDGQDRTLTVQQWDTFLNGVFPLDRNRLTREWFHSGRAKYRVEGPGAEDFEGTLELGYQIGFPWSLGVGINFSYTTPNILIDGGDITGPPFGLDSVITPNLFPGVSISADLGNGPGIQEVATFSVDVAGPEGGVAVSNAHGTVTGAAGGVLLRPFARLIASTGDSVTTYGEPWNMN